A part of Rhodamnia argentea isolate NSW1041297 chromosome 8, ASM2092103v1, whole genome shotgun sequence genomic DNA contains:
- the LOC115736524 gene encoding uncharacterized protein LOC115736524 isoform X1, translating to MDKSFWVAKGAERDPTFDNPSRIETKRAHRWLADSGEAEFFSSKKHAVQSPSAQSISRISHSDIPAWESLASFQPTSNQFVDRLFGSETIRPVDFAERSISLVEIGGANLSEKDSDEQFDDDISVGLSISQSTEDPEMCLSYIGIRKVKVNQVKDSETGIHGLKINSFDRENHIDMHSGLAYDRRNEMAIIPMGQTYNKDIKNVDLMRHTCEEYAQIRSRDSTYHKGDPTVVSITDAYKEESGIISFDDFNCQRDIIPLGRSVGGLDESDSRSLLQISKADGRKQVDASNVNVTRVVKSRSDFVSKNKPESKPSRKETPNSFPSNVRSLISTGMLDGVPVKYVSVSREELRGIIKGSGYLCGCQSCNYSKVRHLLLHKDIRESYSIESLYFVNCCKVLNAYEIERHAGCKTKHPNNHIYFENGKTIYQIVQELRSTPESMLFDTIQTVFGAPINQKSFRIWKESYQAATRELQRIYGKEELKL from the exons ATG GATAAGAGTTTTTGGGTGGCCAAAGGTGCTGAAAGAGATCCAACATTTGATAATCCCTCCAGGATTGAAACAAAACGGGCTCATCGATGGTTAGCGGATTCTGGTGAGGCGGAGTTTTTCTCTAGCAAGAAGCATGCAGTACAATCTCCAAGTGCCCAGTCAATTTCCAGAATTTCACATTCTGACATTCCTGCATGGGAGAGTCTAGCCAGTTTTCAGCCGACATCCAACCAATTTGTTGACAGGTTGTTTGGATCTGAAACTATAAGGCCTGTTGACTTCGCCGAAAGGAGTATTTCTCTTGTAGAAATAGGTGGTGCAAATTTGAGTGAAAAGGATTCGGACGAGCAGTTCGACGATGACATATCTGTAGGTTTGTCCATATCTCAATCCACCGAGGACCCAGAGATGTGTCTCAGCTACATCGGAATTAGAAAAGTTAAGGTCAATCAGGTTAAGGATTCTGAAACTGGAATCCACGGCTTGAAGATTAATAGCTTTGACAGGGAAAATCATATTGATATGCATAGTGGTCTGGCTTATGACAGGCGAAACGAGATGGCCATTATACCAATGGGACAGACCTACAATAAGGACATCAAGAATGTCGATTTAATGAGGCACACATGTGAGGAATATGCTCAAATCAGATCAAGGGACTCTACATACCATAAGGGAGATCCTACTGTTGTATCCATAACTGATGCATATAAGGAGGAAAGCGGCATTATCTCCTTTGATGATTTTAACTGTCAACGGGACATCATTCCTCTAGGAAGATCAGTTGGTGGCTTAGATGAGTCAGACAGTCGGTCTTTACTTCAAATATCAAAAGCAGATGGTAGGAAGCAGGTGGATGCTTCAAATGTTAATGTCACAAGGGTGGTCAAGTCTAGAAGTGATTTTGTTTCCAAGAATAAGCCAGAGTCAAAACCATCTAGAAAAGAAACCCCCAATAGCTTCCCTTCGAATGTCAGAAGCCTGATATCTACTGGCATGCTTGACGGTGTTCCAGTAAAATACGTTTCTGTGTCACGTGAG GAGCTTCGGGGAATCATAAAGGGTTCTGGCTATCTTTGTGGGTGTCAATCATGCAATTATTCGAAGGTAAGACATTTACTACTGCATAAGGACATCAGGGAGTCATACTCTATAGAGAGCTTATACTTTGTCAATTGCTGTAAGGTGCTTAATGCTTATGAAATTGAGCGACATGCCGGTTGCAAGACAAAGCATCCAAACAATCATATATACTTTGAGAATGGGAAGACCATCTATCAAATAGTTCAAGAACTACGGAGCACTCCTGAGAGCATGCTGTTTGATACAATTCAGACTGTGTTTGGTGCACCAATTAATCAGAAATCTTTTCGCATTTGGAAAG AATCTTACCAAGCAGCAACTCGTGAGCTTCAACGAATTTATGGGAAGGAGGAGTTGAAACTGTGA
- the LOC115736526 gene encoding transcription factor MYB59-like isoform X2 — MALEEIRKGPWTEQEDFKLVCFVGLFGDRRWDFIAKVSGLKVAGEDNRTGKSCRLRWVNYLHPGLKRGKMTPQEEKLVVELHAKWGNRWSRIARKLPGRTDNEIKNYWRTYTRKKAQERKHPISPSSSSSNCYSSTTNNPPADSLPFQEAGEVSYYDTGGPIVSSPTRKKSEEKEDREKGDSMDDIWKDIAVSEENNAVAQFYNCFTDENYSFTCPQMTSPAWEFYSDPLWKMDEEENEMTLPMSNQHSSW, encoded by the exons ATGGCGCTAGAAGAAATCCGGAAGGGTCCATGGACAGAACAGGAGGACTTCAAGCTGGTCTGCTTTGTGGGCTTGTTTGGAGATCGACGTTGGGATTTTATAGCCAAGGTTTCAGGTTTGAAGGTGGCGGGAGAAGATAATAG AACAGGGAAGAGTTGCAGGTTACGTTGGGTTAATTACCTCCACCCAGGTCTCAAGCGAGGGAAGATGACGCCTCAAGAAGAGAAGCTCGTGGTTGAACTTCATGCCAAATGGGGAAACAG ATGGTCCAGAATTGCTCGCAAATTACCCGGACGCACAGATAACGAAATCAAGAACTACTGGAGAACTTATACGAGGAAAAAAGCTCAGGAGAGGAAGCATCCCAtttccccatcatcatcatcttctaaTTGCTATTCATCCACAACAAACAATCCTCCTGCGGATTCGTTACCCTTCCAAGAGGCTGGAGAAGTAAGCTACTATGACACAGGTGGTCCTATCGTATCGTCTCCGACAAGAAAGAAgagtgaagaaaaagaagaccgTGAAAAGGGGGACTCCATGGATGATATATGGAAAGATATTGCTGTTTCAGAGGAGAATAATGCTGTAGCACAGTTTTATAACTGCTTTACCGATGAGAATTACAGTTTCACCTGTCCTCAAATGACTTCGCCGGCATGGGAATTCTACTCTGACCCACTGTGGAAaatggatgaagaagagaatgagatGACTCTCCCTATGAGCAATCAGCACTCTTCCTGGTAA
- the LOC115736543 gene encoding aquaporin TIP1-1-like, with protein sequence MPISRIAVGSAAEVGQVDALKAALAEFISVLIFVFAGEGSGMAFNKLTDDGSTTPAGLVQASLAHGFALFVAVSVGANISGGHVNPAVTFGAFVGGHITLARSVLYWIAQCAGSVVACLLLKFATGGLETSAFSLSSDVTVWNALVFEIVMTFGLVYTVYATALDPKKGNIGIIAPLAIGFIVGANILAGGAFDGASMNPAVSFGPAVVSWSWSDHWVYWLGPFLGAGIAGLVYELFFINQTHEQLPTTEF encoded by the exons ATGCCGATTTCGAGGATCGCCGTCGGGTCTGCGGCCGAGGTCGGCCAGGTCGATGCTCTCAAAGCGGCTCTAGCTGAGTTCATATCGGTGCTCATTTTCGTCTTCGCCGGGGAAGGCTCGGGCATGGCCTTCA ATAAGCTTACCGACGATGGGTCGACGACCCCTGCGGGCCTTGTGCAAGCCTCCCTAGCCCACGGCTTTGCACTGTTCGTGGCCGTTTCAGTGGGCGCGAATATCTCCGGCGGCCATGTGAACCCCGCCGTCACCTTTGGCGCCTTCGTGGGCGGTCACATAACCTTGGCCAGGAGTGTGTTGTATTGGATAGCCCAGTGTGCTGGATCGGTGGTCGCTTGCTTGCTCCTCAAGTTCGCCACGGGCGGACTG GAAACCTCCGCATTCTCTCTATCATCCGACGTGACCGTGTGGAACGCGCTGGTGTTCGAAATAGTCATGACCTTCGGCCTGGTCTACACCGTCTATGCGACCGCCCTCGACCCGAAGAAAGGCAACATCGGAATCATCGCGCCCCTCGCGATCGGCTTCATAGTCGGTGCCAACATCCTAGCCGGAGGGGCCTTCGACGGCGCATCCATGAACCCAGCCGTCTCCTTCGGCCCCGCCGTCGTGAGCTGGTCGTGGAGCGACCACTGGGTGTACTGGCTCGGCCCGTTCCTCGGCGCGGGCATCGCCGGCCTCGTCTACGAGCTGTTCTTCATCAACCAGACCCACGAGCAACTCCCCACCACCGAATTCTAG
- the LOC115736527 gene encoding ras-related protein RABE1c isoform X1, which yields MIQTRKTHGVRILANPPLSEQLRLRLEGGEPIKVPGIGMAAPPARARADYDYLIKLLLIGDSGVGKSCLLLRFSDGSFTTSFITTIGIDFKIRTIELDGKRIKLQIWDTAGQERFRTITTAYYRGAMGILLVYDVTDESSFNNIRNWIRNIEQHASDNVNKILVGNKADMDESKRAVPTAKGQALADEYGIKFFETSAKTNLNVEQVFFSIARDIKQRLSDTDSKAEHPSTIKINQPDQASGAGQAAPRSTCCGS from the exons ATGATACAAACGCGCAAAACGCACGGAGTGCGCATTTTAGCCAACCCACCATTGTCGGAGCAGCTTCGCTTGCGCCTTGAGGGAGGTGAGCCGATCAAG GTACCTGGAATTGGAATGGCAGCTCCACCAGCGAGGGCACGAGCAGATTACGATTACCTCATTAAGCTTCTGTTGATTGGCGATAGCg GTGTGGGAAAGAGTTGTCTCCTTTTGCGATTCTCAGATGGTTCATTCACAACGAGTTTTATCACCACAATTGG CATAGATTTTAAGATAAGAACTATAGAGCTTGATGGAAAAAGAATCAAGCTTCAAATATGGGATACTGCTGGTCAGGAGCGGTTTCGTACAATCACCACTG CTTACTATCGAGGAGCCATGGGTATTTTGCTGGTTTACGATGTGACTGACGAATCATCTTTCAACA ACATAAGGAACTGGATTCGCAATATTGAACAGCATGCATCTGACAATGTTAATAAGATACTGGTTGGGAACAAAGCTGACATGGACGAAAGCAAAAGG GCTGTGCCTACTGCCAAGGGCCAAGCACTTGCTGATGAGTATGGAATTAAGTTCTTCGAAACT AGTGCTAAAACAAATCTTAATGTCGAACAAGTGTTCTTTTCGATAGCAAGGGATATAAAGCAGAGGCTCTCAGACACGGATTCTAAGGCTGAG CATCCTTCAACAATTAAGATTAACCAACCGGACCAAGCATCTGGAGCTGGTCAGGCCGCACCGAGATCCACTTGCTGTGGCTCGTAA
- the LOC115736527 gene encoding ras-related protein RABE1c isoform X2 codes for MAAPPARARADYDYLIKLLLIGDSGVGKSCLLLRFSDGSFTTSFITTIGIDFKIRTIELDGKRIKLQIWDTAGQERFRTITTAYYRGAMGILLVYDVTDESSFNNIRNWIRNIEQHASDNVNKILVGNKADMDESKRAVPTAKGQALADEYGIKFFETSAKTNLNVEQVFFSIARDIKQRLSDTDSKAEHPSTIKINQPDQASGAGQAAPRSTCCGS; via the exons ATGGCAGCTCCACCAGCGAGGGCACGAGCAGATTACGATTACCTCATTAAGCTTCTGTTGATTGGCGATAGCg GTGTGGGAAAGAGTTGTCTCCTTTTGCGATTCTCAGATGGTTCATTCACAACGAGTTTTATCACCACAATTGG CATAGATTTTAAGATAAGAACTATAGAGCTTGATGGAAAAAGAATCAAGCTTCAAATATGGGATACTGCTGGTCAGGAGCGGTTTCGTACAATCACCACTG CTTACTATCGAGGAGCCATGGGTATTTTGCTGGTTTACGATGTGACTGACGAATCATCTTTCAACA ACATAAGGAACTGGATTCGCAATATTGAACAGCATGCATCTGACAATGTTAATAAGATACTGGTTGGGAACAAAGCTGACATGGACGAAAGCAAAAGG GCTGTGCCTACTGCCAAGGGCCAAGCACTTGCTGATGAGTATGGAATTAAGTTCTTCGAAACT AGTGCTAAAACAAATCTTAATGTCGAACAAGTGTTCTTTTCGATAGCAAGGGATATAAAGCAGAGGCTCTCAGACACGGATTCTAAGGCTGAG CATCCTTCAACAATTAAGATTAACCAACCGGACCAAGCATCTGGAGCTGGTCAGGCCGCACCGAGATCCACTTGCTGTGGCTCGTAA
- the LOC115736526 gene encoding transcription factor MYB48-like isoform X1: protein MALEEIRKGPWTEQEDFKLVCFVGLFGDRRWDFIAKVSGLNRTGKSCRLRWVNYLHPGLKRGKMTPQEEKLVVELHAKWGNRWSRIARKLPGRTDNEIKNYWRTYTRKKAQERKHPISPSSSSSNCYSSTTNNPPADSLPFQEAGEVSYYDTGGPIVSSPTRKKSEEKEDREKGDSMDDIWKDIAVSEENNAVAQFYNCFTDENYSFTCPQMTSPAWEFYSDPLWKMDEEENEMTLPMSNQHSSW, encoded by the exons ATGGCGCTAGAAGAAATCCGGAAGGGTCCATGGACAGAACAGGAGGACTTCAAGCTGGTCTGCTTTGTGGGCTTGTTTGGAGATCGACGTTGGGATTTTATAGCCAAGGTTTCAG GTTTGAACAGAACAGGGAAGAGTTGCAGGTTACGTTGGGTTAATTACCTCCACCCAGGTCTCAAGCGAGGGAAGATGACGCCTCAAGAAGAGAAGCTCGTGGTTGAACTTCATGCCAAATGGGGAAACAG ATGGTCCAGAATTGCTCGCAAATTACCCGGACGCACAGATAACGAAATCAAGAACTACTGGAGAACTTATACGAGGAAAAAAGCTCAGGAGAGGAAGCATCCCAtttccccatcatcatcatcttctaaTTGCTATTCATCCACAACAAACAATCCTCCTGCGGATTCGTTACCCTTCCAAGAGGCTGGAGAAGTAAGCTACTATGACACAGGTGGTCCTATCGTATCGTCTCCGACAAGAAAGAAgagtgaagaaaaagaagaccgTGAAAAGGGGGACTCCATGGATGATATATGGAAAGATATTGCTGTTTCAGAGGAGAATAATGCTGTAGCACAGTTTTATAACTGCTTTACCGATGAGAATTACAGTTTCACCTGTCCTCAAATGACTTCGCCGGCATGGGAATTCTACTCTGACCCACTGTGGAAaatggatgaagaagagaatgagatGACTCTCCCTATGAGCAATCAGCACTCTTCCTGGTAA
- the LOC115736524 gene encoding uncharacterized protein LOC115736524 isoform X2 translates to MDKSFWVAKGAERDPTFDNPSRIETKRAHRWLADSGEAEFFSSKKHAVQSPSAQSISRISHSDIPAWESLASFQPTSNQFVDRLFGSETIRPVDFAERSISLVEIGGANLSEKDSDEQFDDDISVGLSISQSTEDPEMCLSYIGIRKVKVNQVKDSETGIHGLKINSFDRENHIDMHSGLAYDRRNEMAIIPMGQTYNKDIKNVDLMRHTCEEYAQIRSRDSTYHKGDPTVVSITDAYKEESGIISFDDFNCQRDIIPLGRSVGGLDESDSRSLLQISKADGRKQVDASNVNVTRVVKSRSDFVSKNKPESKPSRKETPNSFPSNVRSLISTGMLDGVPVKYVSVSREELRGIIKGSGYLCGCQSCNYSKVLNAYEIERHAGCKTKHPNNHIYFENGKTIYQIVQELRSTPESMLFDTIQTVFGAPINQKSFRIWKESYQAATRELQRIYGKEELKL, encoded by the exons ATG GATAAGAGTTTTTGGGTGGCCAAAGGTGCTGAAAGAGATCCAACATTTGATAATCCCTCCAGGATTGAAACAAAACGGGCTCATCGATGGTTAGCGGATTCTGGTGAGGCGGAGTTTTTCTCTAGCAAGAAGCATGCAGTACAATCTCCAAGTGCCCAGTCAATTTCCAGAATTTCACATTCTGACATTCCTGCATGGGAGAGTCTAGCCAGTTTTCAGCCGACATCCAACCAATTTGTTGACAGGTTGTTTGGATCTGAAACTATAAGGCCTGTTGACTTCGCCGAAAGGAGTATTTCTCTTGTAGAAATAGGTGGTGCAAATTTGAGTGAAAAGGATTCGGACGAGCAGTTCGACGATGACATATCTGTAGGTTTGTCCATATCTCAATCCACCGAGGACCCAGAGATGTGTCTCAGCTACATCGGAATTAGAAAAGTTAAGGTCAATCAGGTTAAGGATTCTGAAACTGGAATCCACGGCTTGAAGATTAATAGCTTTGACAGGGAAAATCATATTGATATGCATAGTGGTCTGGCTTATGACAGGCGAAACGAGATGGCCATTATACCAATGGGACAGACCTACAATAAGGACATCAAGAATGTCGATTTAATGAGGCACACATGTGAGGAATATGCTCAAATCAGATCAAGGGACTCTACATACCATAAGGGAGATCCTACTGTTGTATCCATAACTGATGCATATAAGGAGGAAAGCGGCATTATCTCCTTTGATGATTTTAACTGTCAACGGGACATCATTCCTCTAGGAAGATCAGTTGGTGGCTTAGATGAGTCAGACAGTCGGTCTTTACTTCAAATATCAAAAGCAGATGGTAGGAAGCAGGTGGATGCTTCAAATGTTAATGTCACAAGGGTGGTCAAGTCTAGAAGTGATTTTGTTTCCAAGAATAAGCCAGAGTCAAAACCATCTAGAAAAGAAACCCCCAATAGCTTCCCTTCGAATGTCAGAAGCCTGATATCTACTGGCATGCTTGACGGTGTTCCAGTAAAATACGTTTCTGTGTCACGTGAG GAGCTTCGGGGAATCATAAAGGGTTCTGGCTATCTTTGTGGGTGTCAATCATGCAATTATTCGAAG GTGCTTAATGCTTATGAAATTGAGCGACATGCCGGTTGCAAGACAAAGCATCCAAACAATCATATATACTTTGAGAATGGGAAGACCATCTATCAAATAGTTCAAGAACTACGGAGCACTCCTGAGAGCATGCTGTTTGATACAATTCAGACTGTGTTTGGTGCACCAATTAATCAGAAATCTTTTCGCATTTGGAAAG AATCTTACCAAGCAGCAACTCGTGAGCTTCAACGAATTTATGGGAAGGAGGAGTTGAAACTGTGA
- the LOC115736525 gene encoding protein ALP1-like: MGPGRNLRKKRKRENMKKKKSEAASGSSQSGDWFDEFCKRGNGHFPSKNGLEEFQSIFGISKRTFDYVCSLVKEDIMAKPANLVFRNGSPLSLHDQVAVALRRLSSGDSLIAVGDSLGLSHSTVSQATWRFIEAMEERASHHLLWPSTTMEMANTKSKFEKMCGLPNCCGAIAFTRIWMNLSTSDPNSILWLDHEKRYSMVLQAIVDPDMRFQDIVTGWPGGKMNRWSVFQNSGFYQLCNQGERLNGNALELLDGSKVREYVVGDSGYQLLPYLITPYEGKEFSGPRSEFNRRLMAAAGVAERALTRLKDSWRIIRGVMWRPDRQRLPRIILVCCLLHNIVIDMEDEVQDKTTVSCPHESGCPQQTCGVGDMKGASLRDRLCLHLSGGPPP; encoded by the exons ATGGGTCCTGGGAGAAAcctgaggaagaagagaaagagagagaatatgaagaagaagaagagtgaaGCAGCTTCTGGGTCTTCTCAGTCTGGAGATTGGTTTGATGAGTTCTGCAAGAGAGGCAATG GTCATTTTCCTTCAAAGAATGGACTGGAAGAGTTCCAATCCATCTTCGGAATTTCCAAGAGAACCTTCGATTACGTGTGTTCGCTTGTAAAGGAAGATATTATGGCCAAGCCAGCTAACTTAGTGTTCAGAAATGGCAGCCCTTTATCTTTACATGACCAAGTAGCTGTAGCTTTGAGAAGGCTGAGCTCTGGAGATTCGCTCATAGCTGTAGGAGATTCATTAGGCCTGAGCCACTCAACCGTGTCCCAAGCTACTTGGCGTTTTATTGAAGCCATGGAAGAGAGGGCAAGTCATCATCTACTTTGGCCCTCCACTACAATGGAAATGGCAAACACAAAATCCAAGTTTGAGAAGATGTGTGGCTTGCCTAATTGCTGCGGTGCCATTGCTTTTACCCGCATCTGGATGAACTTGTCCACATCGGACCCCAATAGTATCTTGTGGCTCGATCACGAGAAGCGTTACAGTATGGTCTTGCAAGCGATAGTGGACCCGGATATGAGATTTCAAGACATAGTCACTGGATGGCCAGGGGGCAAAATGAACAGATGGTCGGTCTTTCAGAATTCAGGCTTCTATCAACTGTGCAACCAGGGAGAGAGATTGAATGGGAACGCATTAGAGCTTTTGGACGGATCAAAGGTTAGGGAATATGTTGTCGGGGATTCAGGCTATCAGTTGCTTCCTTATCTCATCACGCCATATGAAGGGAAAGAATTTTCCGGACCGAGATCCGAGTTCAACAGACGGCTCATGGCAGCTGCAGGGGTGGCAGAGAGGGCACTCACAAGGTTGAAGGACTCTTGGCGGATCATACGTGGAGTCATGTGGAGACCCGACAGACAGAGGTTGCCGAGGATTATTCTGGTTTGTTGCCTTCTTCACAATATCGTCATTGACATGGAAGATGAAGTCCAGGACAAGACAACAGTATCTTGCCCTCATGAGTCGGGATGTCCCCAGCAAACATGTGGAGTAGGCGACATGAAAGGTGCATCTCTGAGAGATAGACTGTGTCTTCACCTGTCTGGAGGCCCTCCACCATAA